A single region of the Zootoca vivipara chromosome 2, rZooViv1.1, whole genome shotgun sequence genome encodes:
- the NARF gene encoding nuclear prelamin A recognition factor, translated as MKCENCTKKECSNKQRNEDRQNTPADVLNSNDENEEKSEFHKLANAKIFLSDCLACDNCITSDEAVRVFQQNQKELFHVLNLNKKCDTSKHKVLAVSICPQSLPYFAAKFSLTVTEAAQRLCGFLKSLGVHYVFDTTIAADFSILESQKEFVQRYRHQNQEEHAIPMFASACPGWIQYAERVLSSLVTPHICTAKSPQQIMGSLVKGYFARQQNLSPDKIFHIIVAPCYDKKLEALREDFHTPLYNSQDVDCVLTSGEVFQIMEQSKVSLREIAEVAFDTLFDGVKEAELICHDGRKSDGYLEHIFKYAAKELFDTEVKDVVYKVLKNKDFQEVTLEKDGETVLRFAAAYGFRNIQNMVLKLKKGKCSYHFIEVLACPGGCLNGKGQAQTEDGKPDKALLRQMEDVYAAVPVRLPETNRQVQKLYQEWLDGMDSMKVQESLHTKYSTEKPAANNLDIKW; from the exons AACTCAAATGATGAAAATGAAGAG aaaagTGAATTCCATAAGTTGGCTAACGCTAAAATATTCCTTAGCGATTGCTTAGCTTGTGACAACTGCATAACATCCGATGAAGCAGTCCGAGTGTTCCAGCAGAATCAGAAAGAGCTCTTCCATGTACTGAACCTCAATAAG AAATGTGATACCTCAAAACACAAAGTGTTGGCAGTGTCTATATGTCCTCAGTCCTTGCCTTATTTTGCTGCAAAATTCAGCCTCACTGTTACCGAAGCAGCCCAGAGGCTTTGTGGTTTCCTCAAAAGTCTTG GAGTGCATTATGTCTTTGACACTACAATAGCTGCTGATTTTAGTATTCTGGAGAGCCAGAAGGAGTTTGTGCAACGGTACCGCCATCAGAACCAAGAAGAGCATGCCATACCCATGTTTGCTTCAGCTTGCCCAG GCTGGATCCAGTATGCCGAGAGAGTCCTCTCCAGTCTAGTGACGCCACACATTTGTACTGCAAAGTCACCACAGCAGATTATGGGCTCCCTTGTCAAAGGTTATTTTGCCAGGCAGCAG AATCTGTCCCCTGATAAAATTTTCCACATAATTGTGGCACCTTGCTACGACAAAAAGCTAGAAGCCTTGCGAGAAGATTTCCACACCCCTCTGTACAATTCTCAAGATGTTGATTGTGTTTTGACGTCAG GTGAAGTCTTCCAGATAATGGAGCAGAGCAAAGTATCTTTGAGAGAAATAGCTGAGGTGGCCTTTGATACCCT GTTTGATGGGGTAAAGGAGGCCGAGTTAATCTGTCACGATGGAAGGAAGTCTGATGGTTACCTGGAGCACATATTTAAATATGCTGCCAAGGAGCTCTTCGATACTGAAGTGAAGGATGTCGTATACAAAGTGTTAAA AAACAAAGACTTCCAGGAGGTCACATTGGAAAAGGATGGCGAGACGGTGCTACGCTTTGCAGCTGCGTATGGCTTTCGAAACATTCAGAATATGGTCCTGAAGTTGAAAAAGGGAAAGTGCTCCTACCACTTCATAGAAGTTTTGGCGTGTCCTGGAG GGTGCTTAAATGGAAAGGGTCAGGCTCAGACTGAAGATGGAAAACCAGACAAAGCCCTGCTCAGGCAGATGGAAGATGTCTACGCTGCAGTTCCTGTCCGACTTCCTGAAACCAATAGGCAGGTGCAGAAGCTCTACCAGGAATGGCTGGATGGGATGGACTCCATGAAGGTCCAGGAATCATTACATACAAAATACAGCACAGAAAAGCCAGCTGCCAACAATTTGGATATCAAATGGTGA